A window from Camelus dromedarius isolate mCamDro1 chromosome 9, mCamDro1.pat, whole genome shotgun sequence encodes these proteins:
- the LOC105104017 gene encoding zinc finger protein 382 isoform X2 → MDSQGSISSHLSLLRTLPLSKRRAQKRRQILKAMPQGSVSFKDVTVDFTQEEWQQLDSAQKALYRDVMLENYCHFVSVGFHMTKPDMIHKLEQGKELWTTGRIFPSRSYLGNN, encoded by the exons ATGGATTCACAAGGCTCTAtatcctcccatctctcccttctcAGGACTCTTCCCTTGTCCAAAAGGAGAGCTCAAAAGAGAAGGCAAATTCTTAAAGCCATGCCTCAG GGATCAGTGTCATTCAAGGATGTGACTGTGGACTTCACCCAGGAGGAGTGGCAGCAACTGGACTCTGCTCAGAAGGCCCTCTACAGGGATGTCATGTTGGAAAACTATTGTCACTTCGTCTCTGTGG gctTTCACATGACTAAGCCCGATATGATCCACAAGTTGGAACAAGGAAAAGAACTATGGACAACAGGGAGAATTTTTCCAAGTCGTAGTTACCTAG